The genomic region CCGGCGATACGGATGGATTTACTCAGTACAAGGCCGCCCAGGGAGATAACACCGATCTCTGTGGTTCCACCACCGATATCGACGACAAGGTTGCCGTTCGGGTCCTTGACAGGGATACCTGCACCGATCGCAGCAGCCATCGGCTCCTCGATCAGGTAGACGTAACGCGCACCGGCATTCTCTGCAGAATCTTTTACCGCACGCCGCTCGACCTGTGTCAGGCCGTAAGGGACACAGATAATGATACGCGGGGAGAACCATCCTTTTCTTTTGTGCGCTTTTTCAATGAAGTAGCGGATCATCATCTCCGTCACTTCAAAGTCGGCGATGACCCCGTCTCTCATCGGACGGATCGCTTTGATATTCCCCGGTGTCTTACCGACCATATCTTTTGCCTCCTGGCCCACGGCCAGAATACGCTGCTGTCCGTGTTTGTCGAACTGGATCGCGACCACGGAAGGTTCGTTGATGCTGATCCCCTGTCCTTTGACAAGAACGAGTGTGTTTGCTGTTCCCAGGTCGATAGCGAGATCGTTGGAAAAGAGACCTAATAATTTTTTAAACATATAATATTATCCTTTCTTGAAAGTAGCATTTTCTATGCTGTTTTTTTATCTTTTATATAGAGCGGCTTTGCACCGCTTTCCACTACCTCTTCGGTGATGATCACTTCATAGCCGGCGAGTTCAGGCAGGTCATACATGATGTCCAGCAGTACCTCTTCAAGGATGGAACGCAGCCCTCTGGCACCGGTCTTCCTGTCGATCGCTTTTTGTGCGATGAGGGCAAGGGCATCTTCTTCAAAAGAGAGTTTGACATCGTCGATCTCAAAGAGTTTCTGGTACTGTTTGACCAGTGCATTCTTCGGTTCTACCAAAATGCGTACCATATCTTCTTTCGTTATTTTACCTAATGTGGCCAAAACATGCAAACGTCCGATCAGTTCGGGAATGAGCCCGTAGGAGACAAGGTCGTCGGATTCTACAAGGTGCATCATGTCCTCTTCTTCGGACTTGGAGCGTTTTTTCTGTCCGAAACCGAGGGTATTGCCGCCCAGTCTTCTTTTGAGGATGTCATTGAGGCCGTCGAAAGCCCCTCCGCAGATGAAGAGTATGTTCGAAGTATCGATCTGGATGAAATCCTGGTTGGGGTGTTTTCTCCCGCCCTTTGGCGGAATGTTCACGACAGAGCCTTCGATAAGCTTGAGCAGTGCCTGCTGAACCCCCTCTCCGGAGACATCACGGGTAATGGAACGGTTCTCTCCCATTCTTGCGATCTTGTCGATCTCGTCGATGAAGACGATCCCCTGCTCGGCACGCTGTGGGTCACCGTCCGCTGCCATCAGCAGCTTGGTAAGGATATTCTCGACATCCTCACCGACATAGCCTGCTTCGGTCAGGTTTGTCGCATCTGCAATGGCGATAGGAACGTTCAAAAAACGGGCAATGGTCTGGGCAAGCAGTGTTTTTCCCGAACCTGTAGGCCCGATCAGCAATACATTTGATTTGGCTAGCTGTGTATCATTATCGATATTGTCCCGGAAGATACGTTTGTAATGGTTGTATACCGCTACTGAAAGTGTTTTCTTCGCATTTTCCTGGCCGATGATGTACTCATCGAGCAGGGCATTGATCTCCCTGGGGGTGTAGAGTGTATGGGTACCGTGGTCTACGACCTCCTGCTCCTGCTCCTCTTCTCCGAAAAGGATCTTATAGGCGGAGATGACACAGTTCGAACAGATATAGGCGCTTTCGCCCGCTATGAGAGGATTCTCTTCACTCTCGTGTGCTCCACAGAAGCTACATGCTTTGATTGACATTGTTTATCCTCTTTCTTTCTCTTTCCGTGTGAACGGAATGCCTCTTTTTGAGGTCTTGATAAATTTACACAGGTTCTTCACTTTTTCCGAACTGCTCTCTTCAAAAAGTCTCTGGGCGACATCCTGCAGTGCTTTTCCCTCTTCGAACAGTTCCCTGTAGGCTGCTTTGAGTGCATTGATCTCTTCGCGGTCCATATGTCTGCGAAGTCCGGTAAGGTTCAGGCCGCGAAGGTTCGCACGGTTGCCTTCAGCCAGACAGTAGGGCGGGATATCCTGTGCCAGGGCACTGGCTCCGCCTATCATGGCGAAATCCCCGATATGCACGAACTGATGTATGGGGGTAAGCCCACCGATCACCACATTGTTCCCAAGTTCCACATGCCCTGCCAGTGTGGCCCCGTTGGCAAGGATGCAGTTGTCCCCTAGAATGACATCGTGTCCGAGGTGGACATATCCCATCAGAAGATTCCCGTTGCCGATCTTGGTAACCGAGCCGCCACCTTTGGTCCCAGGGTTGAGCAGGGTGAATTCGCGGATGGTGTTGTTGTCACCGATGATCAGTTCGACATCTTCTCCGTTGTATTTCAGGTCCTGGGGGATTGTCCCGATGGCAGAGTGGGAGAAGATACGGTTGCTTTTGCCGATGGTCGTGCGTCCCTCGATGACCGCATGCGAAGCAATGGAAGTGTTGTCGCCGATGGTCACTTCCGCACCGATGTAGGCAAAAGGACCGACGGAGACATTCTCTCCGAGTTTTGCACCGTCTTCGATCACGGCAGTTGGATGGATAACAGACATCAAAAGACCTATTTGTCCACGATCATGGCTTTGAGCTCAGCCTGTGCGACCAGTTTGTCATCGACGTAGGCTTTGGCATCGAGCTGCCAGATGGCACCCTTGTTCTTGATGACGTCGATCTTGTAGACCAGCTGGTCTCCCGGAGTGACAGGAGAGCGGAACTTCGCTTTGTCGATACTCATGAAGTAGACCACTTTGTTCTCGATCTCTTCCTGTGTGGCATTGTCCATGCTTTTGAAAGCAAGTACACCGCCCGCCTGGGCCATACCTTCGATGATCATGACACCCGGGTAGATCGGATGGTCTGGGAAATGTCCCTGGAATACCGGTTCGGAGATGGAAACGTTCTTGTATCCTTCGATGTAGGAGCCTGCCTGGAGTTCAGTGATACGGTCAACCAGAAGAAAAGGGAACCGATGCGGAAGAATTTTTTGAATTTCGACAACATTGTAAAGCATGAAAAACCTTTGGAAAAAAATTCTCTTATTTTATCTGAATAATGGTAAAAAACGGGTTAGTTGGAAAGAGGCGCTATGAGCACCTCTTTGACATCGCTGTATACCGTACTTTGAGAGAGTATCTCTATCTTGTTGGAGGGGATCTCTTCCACGACAAGAACGGTTGAAAGATCATACAGGTCCAACCTGAGATCGGTACGAATACGAACTTCTTTTTCAAAACGCGGAGGAGAAAAAATGAGCTCTCTCACCGTCGCATAGTCTGTATCTGCAAGACGGTTGTAGGTCTCAAGCGTGATGAACTTCACTTCATCCCGGTTCATATGGTGAAGTTCGCCTGTAGCATACTCTATTTTCCCCCTGGTATACTCTCCTTTAAGGGTGGAGTAAGGGAGGAAATGGGCAGGTACGACCTCTTTTCTGACACGCAAAAGTCCCATTTTCAGACGCCAGTTGAGAAAACGCTGTTTGACGATCCGGTGGGGCAGGTTCTGTTCTTCAAGTTCCCACCGTTTCTCATATATTTCGATACGTGCTTCGATCGATTCGGGCTGTATCTGCCCGGAGATCGGAACAAAGAGTTCGTCTGCCAGTTTCTGCTGTTGTTCGCGCTGCATGGTCAGGCCGAAGAGACAGCCGCAGTAGTCCTGACGGTAGAGGGCATCTTTTTTGGCAAGAATGTTCTGCTCCTGTGTGCCTGAAGCTTTTCGGTAGTCCGGGGCTACGAAGCCGATACCGAACTTCTCTGCCAGCGCATCACCGGCATGTTGTAACTGTCTGAGCGACTTTTTGGGAGAAGTGAGCAGTGTGGAGGTAAAGTGCTTTTCCCCGAGTTCGGCCGCTTTACGTGCAGAGACCTCAAAACGTCTGTCGAAACAGACCGCACAGCGTGCTCCCTTTTCAGGTTCGTTTTCGAGTCCTCTGACCGCTTCAAGCCACGCTTCCGTATCGTATTCACCCTCAATGAGGTCGATACCGAGCATTCTGCAGCTGCGTTTGACATCGAGGAGACGAAGGTAGTACTCCGAGTAGGGATGGATGTTGGGATCGTAGAAAAAACCTGTGAGTTTTTCATTCGGGTAGTCGGCCTGGAGTTTCTGTAAGAAATAGTGGCTGTCGACAGCGCAGCAGATATGGACTAACATGTTATTCCTCTTTTATGTAGGGTCGATTCATCGACCATTATACAATTGTGGTCGATGAATCGACCCTACGGTTGCATGATGATCTTCGCCACATTCTCCGAACTACCATGATCCAGATACTCTCTGAGTTCTTTGGCTTTATCAGCGAACTTTTTGCGGTCGGTATTGTAGTACTCTTTGAGCAGATTGTCAACGGTGACCTCTTCCTGCAGCAGTTCGTTGTGCAGGGTGGTACCGTTGTAGCGTTCGAGTATGATGTTCGCCAGGCCTATGCGTGTGATACCCAGCAGTTTGAATGCAATGAAATAGTCGATCTTCTTTGCGATGTAGGCAAGGGTAAAAGGGGTACCGATGAGTGCCGCTTCGAGTGTAGCGGTACCCGAACAGATAAAGGCGAATTCGGCACGCTCCAAGGCTGCATGGGTATTACGTACAATTTCGAACTCCCTGTTGTCAGGGTAGAGTCTGGCTATTTTGTCTCTGCTGAAGGAAGGCGGAATGACAAGCAGAGGCCTGATGTCATTTCCCAGTTTCCGTCTGAGTTCCAGAAAGACAGGCATGAGGCGGCTGATCTCCGCTTTGCGGCTGCCCGGAAGAAAGGCGATGCAGCCTTTGTTCTCTTCGGGATGACAGCTTACCTCTATCTCATCGAGCAGCGGGTGGCCGACATATTGGGCTTTGCCGCCGGGATAGTAGTCGATCTCAAAGGGAAGAATACCGAGCAGGTGGTCACAATAGCGTTCCAGTTTTTCAACACGCTTCGGCCTGCTTGCCCAGACCTGGGGAAGGATGTAATAGATGATCTCCTTGTCAGGGTAGCGTGCTTTGAGCTTTTTGGCCAAAGGCAGGTTGAAGCCTGATGAATCCATGAGGAGTACTTTGTCCGCATCGGCAGCCAGTGCTGCCATCTCATCTGCCACCTTGAAGAACCAGCGGAGCTTCTTGATGGCATCGACCACACCCATGATCGCCATCTGGCTGATATCATAGAGCGGTGTCCCCGCATCGATACGCTGATCGAAGATACCCATGAGTTCAATCCCGGAAGTGTGTTTCAGGACTTCACGCAGATGCAGATTGGAGGAAGGTTCAAGCGCAGAGACAAGCAGTTTCATGAAAAGACCGGTTCCTAAAGTGAATTTGAGCGTATTTTAGCATAGGGCACCTCTAAAAACCCTGCATACCCATAATGGGTTTTGCAAATGTGAGATTGTGCAAGAGGCTTTCAAATCATAGCCGAAGCTACGATGAAGGAAGCATCTTGTGAAAGATCGCGTTTGCAAAGCCCACCCTGCGGGCAATACAAGCTTCCGTCCATGCGGCGTTACTCACTTTTGACGTAGCTACGGCTATGCCTGCAAGTGAGTGCCTTGCCTGAACGGAAGCTTGTAATGTTATGGGCATACAGGGTTATTAGATGTGCCCATAATCATTGACCCCTTGTGGAGGTCATGCTCAATGTGAGCCAGTCGTGCATGCCTCCACGGTACCATTTGATCTTTTGGGGCGGGTAGCCCAGTTTGATGAGATGCTTGATCATATCGGGTGACTGTCCGCACCAGGCTCCGTTACAGAAAAGGACAATGGTCTTGGCTTTGGAAAAATCATAGGTTCCATTCTTTTGGGTGACACCCATGGTCTTCAGGGCTTTCCTAAATGCTTTGGGAAAGACATCGGCTTTGGAGATATCAAGATGGGAAATATTGATTGCTCCGGGAATGGTACGGTAGTGGTACCACTCCTCCATTCTGGTATCGATGAGAAGCATGTCGTCACGTTTTTTCATCTCTTTGATGAACTTCATCACCTCCATCTCGCCATAGGTCTCTATGTCAGGACTTAGCTGCATGGGTTGTATCTGGCCGACACTGGTGACGAACATCTTTTTACACGCTTTGGG from Sulfurovum riftiae harbors:
- a CDS encoding rod shape-determining protein; this encodes MFKKLLGLFSNDLAIDLGTANTLVLVKGQGISINEPSVVAIQFDKHGQQRILAVGQEAKDMVGKTPGNIKAIRPMRDGVIADFEVTEMMIRYFIEKAHKRKGWFSPRIIICVPYGLTQVERRAVKDSAENAGARYVYLIEEPMAAAIGAGIPVKDPNGNLVVDIGGGTTEIGVISLGGLVLSKSIRIAGDHLDQSIVDYVKKNFNLLIGERIAEELKIKIGTAIPLEEELSTTVRGRDQIEGSLTAIEITSEHLREAIKDSLEEIANALKIVLEQTPPELAGDIVENGIVLTGGGALIRGLDKYLSDIVKLPVYIAEDPLLAVAKGTGKALDEIDILQQMAYED
- a CDS encoding epoxyqueuosine reductase QueH, giving the protein MLVHICCAVDSHYFLQKLQADYPNEKLTGFFYDPNIHPYSEYYLRLLDVKRSCRMLGIDLIEGEYDTEAWLEAVRGLENEPEKGARCAVCFDRRFEVSARKAAELGEKHFTSTLLTSPKKSLRQLQHAGDALAEKFGIGFVAPDYRKASGTQEQNILAKKDALYRQDYCGCLFGLTMQREQQQKLADELFVPISGQIQPESIEARIEIYEKRWELEEQNLPHRIVKQRFLNWRLKMGLLRVRKEVVPAHFLPYSTLKGEYTRGKIEYATGELHHMNRDEVKFITLETYNRLADTDYATVRELIFSPPRFEKEVRIRTDLRLDLYDLSTVLVVEEIPSNKIEILSQSTVYSDVKEVLIAPLSN
- a CDS encoding rhodanese-like domain-containing protein yields the protein MKALAFSLLFLFSLQAENLRVYQYTGVETHHTDRNGKREKIHVEREIDPDCLNIEISNEMMWEGSYANPAVPKACKKMFVTSVGQIQPMQLSPDIETYGEMEVMKFIKEMKKRDDMLLIDTRMEEWYHYRTIPGAINISHLDISKADVFPKAFRKALKTMGVTQKNGTYDFSKAKTIVLFCNGAWCGQSPDMIKHLIKLGYPPQKIKWYRGGMHDWLTLSMTSTRGQ
- the fabZ gene encoding 3-hydroxyacyl-ACP dehydratase FabZ; this encodes MLYNVVEIQKILPHRFPFLLVDRITELQAGSYIEGYKNVSISEPVFQGHFPDHPIYPGVMIIEGMAQAGGVLAFKSMDNATQEEIENKVVYFMSIDKAKFRSPVTPGDQLVYKIDVIKNKGAIWQLDAKAYVDDKLVAQAELKAMIVDK
- the lpxA gene encoding acyl-ACP--UDP-N-acetylglucosamine O-acyltransferase — translated: MSVIHPTAVIEDGAKLGENVSVGPFAYIGAEVTIGDNTSIASHAVIEGRTTIGKSNRIFSHSAIGTIPQDLKYNGEDVELIIGDNNTIREFTLLNPGTKGGGSVTKIGNGNLLMGYVHLGHDVILGDNCILANGATLAGHVELGNNVVIGGLTPIHQFVHIGDFAMIGGASALAQDIPPYCLAEGNRANLRGLNLTGLRRHMDREEINALKAAYRELFEEGKALQDVAQRLFEESSSEKVKNLCKFIKTSKRGIPFTRKEKERG
- the clpX gene encoding ATP-dependent Clp protease ATP-binding subunit ClpX, translated to MSIKACSFCGAHESEENPLIAGESAYICSNCVISAYKILFGEEEQEQEVVDHGTHTLYTPREINALLDEYIIGQENAKKTLSVAVYNHYKRIFRDNIDNDTQLAKSNVLLIGPTGSGKTLLAQTIARFLNVPIAIADATNLTEAGYVGEDVENILTKLLMAADGDPQRAEQGIVFIDEIDKIARMGENRSITRDVSGEGVQQALLKLIEGSVVNIPPKGGRKHPNQDFIQIDTSNILFICGGAFDGLNDILKRRLGGNTLGFGQKKRSKSEEEDMMHLVESDDLVSYGLIPELIGRLHVLATLGKITKEDMVRILVEPKNALVKQYQKLFEIDDVKLSFEEDALALIAQKAIDRKTGARGLRSILEEVLLDIMYDLPELAGYEVIITEEVVESGAKPLYIKDKKTA
- the lpxB gene encoding lipid-A-disaccharide synthase; translation: MKLLVSALEPSSNLHLREVLKHTSGIELMGIFDQRIDAGTPLYDISQMAIMGVVDAIKKLRWFFKVADEMAALAADADKVLLMDSSGFNLPLAKKLKARYPDKEIIYYILPQVWASRPKRVEKLERYCDHLLGILPFEIDYYPGGKAQYVGHPLLDEIEVSCHPEENKGCIAFLPGSRKAEISRLMPVFLELRRKLGNDIRPLLVIPPSFSRDKIARLYPDNREFEIVRNTHAALERAEFAFICSGTATLEAALIGTPFTLAYIAKKIDYFIAFKLLGITRIGLANIILERYNGTTLHNELLQEEVTVDNLLKEYYNTDRKKFADKAKELREYLDHGSSENVAKIIMQP